In the Candidatus Cloacimonas acidaminovorans str. Evry genome, one interval contains:
- a CDS encoding HEAT repeat domain-containing protein has protein sequence MRKKVLTAFMLGFMLISTLMGENISSPILSQTKSDTLYLQDFSLLSENDFRELENLLKEQQLNPQDLNFEKDWDLSTWGKSKSFLRSLQEPYYGLGLMQEIREAANKANTDEGFAFLVDLLYKNATDGAGSFPLYLNYKDLYQQEFNKKVKQPKDLFRFYEKALKDIIPVLVNAYSHYNLDLWNKYVFYLFVALRENEDSEAYNAYFNKHNIPLWEEIENQEIKELMELFQEADVLKAAMQFLALCDVIKNEAGKLNYTNKKPIIQECEFGTMVIGTGKDDVYNAKMFKKPLILLIEPAGNEKYTMTLATGAKNYTYLLIDYKGNDSYVNPDIGSLFFALSGLGISYDLEGNDIYRTGDFSFAGMMGIQLHRDFQGTDIYENGFFSQGAAIRGLSILQDMQGNDIYSATCLAQGFGSIRAAGVLLDFDGADNYLLGGKYFHSPLMPNDYLTLGQGVGFGLRPDFAGGLGLLFDKNGNDRYLGGVYAQGVGYWYALGMLIDEAGNDVYNAVYYPQGSGIHLASGFLFDGSGDDAYYSRHGPGQGAGHDWGLGIFIDAKGNDAYSIEGGNGLGLSNSVGIFIDKGGNDRYERNNPQNYGNAVYSRATGGIGLFLDKDGKDSYPDTLMTEGTTWKKGTYGIGRDLDSGKLMSSSTTDSETKKPAEIPMLPPPSPDEPIADIFSAAAEWEVGNAIERVKKAREIMLARADEAIDYVIKNKLDTKSGLEYRALEVLVKENEQFKQLLFDYTDDIDSLKAKNALSLIAGVGDSTLIETLRKHLNNGKYITTCLSLLGSIKSAESVDLLFQYAFHPSERYRYIVARSLKQIGTPEAHNCLKQMANDNSFLVKTLVRKWEEEQQ, from the coding sequence ATGAGGAAAAAGGTTTTAACGGCATTTATGTTGGGTTTTATGCTTATTTCAACCTTAATGGGAGAAAATATATCTTCTCCTATTCTCTCCCAGACAAAATCCGATACTTTATATTTACAGGATTTTTCCCTGCTTTCCGAAAATGATTTCAGGGAGCTGGAAAATTTATTGAAAGAACAACAATTAAACCCTCAAGACCTGAATTTTGAGAAGGATTGGGACCTCTCTACCTGGGGTAAAAGCAAAAGTTTTTTACGCTCTTTGCAAGAGCCCTATTACGGTTTGGGTTTAATGCAGGAAATTAGAGAAGCAGCTAATAAAGCTAATACGGATGAGGGCTTTGCTTTTCTGGTTGATTTACTGTATAAAAATGCGACTGATGGTGCAGGTTCATTTCCTCTTTATCTGAATTACAAGGACTTATATCAACAGGAATTCAATAAAAAAGTAAAACAGCCCAAAGATCTGTTCCGCTTTTATGAAAAAGCATTAAAAGATATTATTCCCGTTTTGGTGAATGCCTATTCGCATTATAACCTTGATTTATGGAACAAATATGTTTTCTATCTTTTCGTTGCCTTAAGGGAAAATGAGGATAGCGAAGCTTATAATGCCTATTTTAATAAGCATAATATACCTCTTTGGGAAGAAATAGAAAATCAGGAAATCAAGGAACTAATGGAGCTTTTTCAGGAAGCTGATGTTTTAAAAGCCGCTATGCAGTTTTTGGCTCTATGCGATGTAATAAAAAATGAAGCAGGTAAATTAAACTACACTAATAAAAAGCCCATAATTCAAGAATGCGAATTCGGAACTATGGTTATCGGAACGGGAAAAGATGATGTTTATAACGCTAAAATGTTCAAAAAGCCGCTTATTTTGCTTATTGAACCCGCAGGAAATGAAAAATATACGATGACTTTAGCAACGGGAGCTAAAAATTATACTTATCTGCTGATTGATTATAAAGGAAATGACAGTTATGTGAACCCTGATATTGGAAGTTTGTTTTTTGCTCTTTCGGGCTTAGGAATTTCTTATGATTTGGAAGGAAATGATATTTACAGAACAGGGGATTTTTCTTTTGCGGGAATGATGGGAATTCAACTCCATCGTGATTTTCAAGGTACAGATATTTATGAAAACGGTTTTTTCAGCCAAGGTGCCGCTATACGCGGTCTTTCCATCCTTCAAGATATGCAGGGAAATGATATTTACAGCGCTACTTGTCTGGCTCAGGGTTTTGGTTCTATCCGTGCTGCAGGTGTTTTATTGGATTTTGATGGAGCGGATAATTATCTTTTAGGGGGAAAATACTTTCATTCACCCTTGATGCCAAACGATTATCTTACTCTGGGACAAGGTGTTGGTTTTGGTTTGCGTCCCGATTTTGCCGGTGGATTAGGGCTTCTTTTTGATAAAAATGGCAACGATCGTTATCTGGGAGGTGTTTATGCACAAGGAGTTGGCTATTGGTATGCTTTGGGAATGTTGATTGATGAAGCTGGAAATGATGTTTACAATGCTGTCTATTATCCTCAAGGGTCTGGAATTCATCTTGCTTCTGGTTTTCTTTTTGATGGCAGTGGAGATGATGCATATTACAGCAGACACGGTCCTGGTCAAGGTGCAGGTCACGATTGGGGTTTGGGAATTTTTATTGATGCTAAAGGGAATGATGCCTATTCCATTGAAGGAGGAAACGGTTTGGGTTTAAGTAATTCAGTGGGAATTTTTATAGATAAAGGCGGAAATGATCGTTATGAACGCAATAATCCTCAAAATTATGGTAATGCTGTCTATAGCAGAGCAACCGGTGGTATAGGTCTTTTTTTGGATAAAGATGGCAAAGATAGCTATCCGGATACTTTGATGACTGAGGGAACAACCTGGAAAAAAGGCACTTATGGCATTGGCAGAGATTTGGATTCTGGAAAGTTGATGTCCTCATCAACAACCGATTCCGAAACAAAAAAACCGGCAGAAATTCCAATGTTGCCTCCTCCTTCTCCCGATGAGCCAATAGCAGATATTTTTTCTGCTGCTGCCGAATGGGAAGTTGGCAACGCTATTGAAAGAGTGAAAAAAGCCCGGGAAATTATGCTTGCCAGAGCTGATGAAGCAATTGATTATGTGATAAAGAATAAGCTTGATACCAAGTCCGGATTGGAATATAGAGCTTTAGAGGTTCTGGTGAAAGAAAATGAGCAGTTTAAACAACTTCTTTTTGATTATACCGATGATATAGATAGTTTGAAAGCTAAAAATGCCCTGTCTCTAATTGCCGGAGTTGGAGATAGCACTTTAATTGAAACCTTGCGCAAACATTTAAACAACGGTAAATATATCACCACCTGTCTTTCGCTTTTGGGTAGCATAAAAAGTGCGGAAAGCGTTGATTTGCTTTTCCAATATGCTTTTCATCCTTCAGAGCGTTATCGCTATATTGTAGCCCGTTCCTTAAAACAAATTGGAACTCCTGAAGCCCATAACTGTCTGAAGCAAATGGCAAATGACAATTCCTTTCTGGTGAAAACCTTAGTTCGTAAATGGGAAGAGGAACAACAATGA
- the rsmG gene encoding 16S rRNA (guanine(527)-N(7))-methyltransferase RsmG, which translates to MTEEKQIFEDYLRFLGLEDIDHLMARFEHYLHLLYNANRKVNLVSRNIPLERYWVQHFLDSIVALECLDFTDKTVLDFGSGGGLPGIPLKLAVPDFNLTLLDSVQKKARVLREFVDALSLSATNVEASRLEDYAYVAKRPSYDFIVCRAVALEERYFSPLRRLLKPSGMAVFYKAQKLDDVQVLKYEILLDKDYPALGQRQLIGIKQRDLLFH; encoded by the coding sequence ATGACGGAAGAAAAACAAATTTTTGAGGACTATCTGCGCTTTCTCGGTTTGGAGGATATAGACCATTTAATGGCTCGTTTTGAACATTACCTGCATTTACTTTATAATGCCAACCGCAAAGTAAATCTCGTTTCCCGAAACATTCCTCTGGAAAGATATTGGGTTCAGCATTTCCTTGACAGCATAGTTGCTTTGGAATGTTTGGATTTTACAGATAAAACCGTTTTGGATTTTGGTTCGGGAGGTGGTTTACCAGGAATTCCTCTGAAACTTGCTGTTCCGGATTTTAATTTGACGCTTTTGGATTCGGTGCAGAAAAAAGCCAGGGTTTTGCGTGAATTTGTGGATGCCTTATCTCTTTCTGCTACAAATGTGGAAGCCAGTCGTTTAGAGGACTATGCTTATGTGGCAAAGCGTCCCAGCTACGATTTTATTGTTTGTAGAGCTGTTGCTTTGGAAGAAAGATACTTTTCGCCTTTGCGAAGATTGCTGAAACCAAGCGGAATGGCTGTTTTTTACAAGGCACAGAAATTAGACGATGTGCAAGTTCTAAAATATGAGATTCTTTTGGATAAAGATTATCCTGCTTTAGGTCAACGCCAATTAATTGGTATCAAACAGCGTGACCTTCTCTTTCATTAA
- a CDS encoding ParA family protein, with protein sequence MPKVITVVNQKGGVGKTTTAVNLSAGLAVLEKRTLLIDFDPQGNATSGVGIDKDKVELQIYDALIGRAPIEKTILSTATKNLFCIPGNINLTGAEIELVHEFAREQKLKEALQPILNSFDYIIIDCPPSLGLLTVNAMTAAMEVLIPIQCEYYALEGVSQLLTTIRLIQKNLNPGLNILGVLLTMFDKRVNLSLQVAKEVHRYFKEKVFRTIIPRNIKLTEAPGFGKPIFLYDIRSPGAMSYLNLANEVINRSE encoded by the coding sequence ATGCCCAAGGTAATAACTGTTGTAAACCAGAAAGGTGGTGTAGGAAAAACAACTACCGCCGTAAATCTTTCTGCCGGTTTGGCAGTTCTGGAAAAAAGGACTCTGCTAATTGACTTTGATCCTCAAGGTAATGCAACCAGCGGAGTAGGAATTGATAAAGATAAAGTGGAACTCCAAATTTATGATGCTCTTATAGGCAGAGCTCCTATAGAAAAAACTATTCTCTCCACAGCCACCAAAAACCTTTTTTGCATTCCGGGAAACATCAATTTAACCGGAGCGGAAATTGAACTGGTGCATGAATTTGCCCGCGAACAGAAATTAAAAGAAGCACTCCAACCCATTTTAAATAGTTTTGATTACATTATAATTGATTGTCCTCCCTCACTTGGTTTATTAACGGTGAATGCAATGACTGCGGCAATGGAGGTCTTGATACCTATTCAATGCGAATATTATGCTCTGGAAGGAGTTAGTCAGTTGCTAACAACCATTCGCTTGATTCAAAAGAACTTAAACCCTGGTTTAAACATTCTGGGTGTGCTGTTAACGATGTTTGATAAAAGGGTAAACCTCTCTTTGCAGGTTGCTAAAGAGGTTCATCGCTATTTTAAGGAAAAGGTCTTCCGCACTATTATTCCCCGGAATATTAAATTAACTGAAGCTCCTGGTTTTGGTAAACCTATATTTCTCTATGACATAAGGTCTCCAGGCGCGATGAGTTACCTCAATTTGGCAAATGAAGTTATCAATAGAAGCGAATAA
- a CDS encoding ParB/RepB/Spo0J family partition protein, which yields MNEHLGRGLSALIPDNDREQTPQLGITTLPIASIKPNRYQPRKKFDPEKMAELTESIKENGIIQPLIVTKTSSSEYELVAGERRLEAAKQAGLEKVPVVIRSVSKKEQLQLALIENIQREDLNPIEEAIAYNTLVEDFGLTHNQISEIVGKDRATVTNSLRLLKLPEEVKQMLVSGELNSGLARTVLSVPPELQNSFAEYIIKYNLTVRQAEEKAKTFSLANKEEPEKAKTNARTKELERELSNLFCLKVKVQENNGKGKITLVYKSPEELEAFKTILNKIRQEK from the coding sequence ATGAATGAACATTTGGGAAGAGGACTTTCCGCTCTGATTCCGGATAACGATAGAGAACAAACTCCTCAATTGGGAATTACTACTTTGCCTATTGCAAGTATTAAGCCCAATCGCTATCAGCCCCGAAAAAAATTTGACCCGGAAAAAATGGCGGAATTAACTGAATCCATCAAAGAAAACGGTATTATTCAACCCCTGATTGTTACTAAAACAAGCTCTTCGGAATATGAACTTGTGGCAGGTGAAAGACGACTGGAAGCAGCAAAACAAGCAGGACTGGAAAAAGTGCCTGTTGTTATTCGTAGCGTTTCTAAAAAAGAACAGCTCCAGCTCGCTCTAATAGAAAACATTCAACGGGAGGACTTGAATCCTATTGAAGAAGCAATTGCCTATAATACTCTGGTTGAGGATTTTGGTTTAACGCATAACCAAATTTCCGAAATTGTAGGTAAGGACAGAGCTACAGTCACTAATTCCCTGCGTTTGCTAAAACTTCCTGAAGAAGTAAAACAAATGCTTGTTTCCGGAGAATTGAATTCCGGATTGGCTCGCACTGTTTTATCTGTGCCTCCGGAATTGCAAAATAGCTTTGCGGAATACATAATAAAGTATAATTTAACGGTGCGTCAGGCAGAAGAAAAAGCAAAAACCTTTTCTCTCGCTAATAAGGAAGAACCGGAAAAGGCAAAAACAAATGCCCGCACCAAAGAACTGGAAAGGGAACTAAGCAATTTGTTTTGCCTGAAAGTGAAAGTGCAGGAAAATAATGGCAAGGGCAAAATTACTTTAGTGTATAAATCTCCAGAAGAACTGGAGGCATTTAAAACAATCCTAAATAAAATAAGGCAGGAAAAATGA
- the rfbB gene encoding dTDP-glucose 4,6-dehydratase, translating into MNRVIVTGGAGFIGANYLHTLFADPSFTGKILNIDKLTYAGNLESLQDLEAKYGNSRYFFEQADICDAPKMKEIMHQFQPDTIVHFAAESHVDRSIDGPMEFVQTNLVGTATLLNSALEYYRTLDEEAKKRFRFHNVSTDEVFGSLGENGMFTEETPYDPSSPYSASKAGSDHLVRAWQRTFGLPITISNCSNNYGPYQFPEKLIPLMILNCLAHQPLPVYGKGINVRDWLFVTDHCEAINIIIRKGKVGETYNIGGHNEMKNIDIVTTICKILDEMEPSKKLKSYTELITFVQDRPGHDLRYAIDATKIEKELGWKPAETFATGIRKTVAWYLENKQWWQNIQNNKYRQERLGIG; encoded by the coding sequence ATGAACAGAGTTATTGTTACCGGTGGAGCTGGTTTTATCGGTGCCAACTATTTACATACCCTTTTTGCAGACCCTTCTTTTACTGGTAAGATATTGAACATAGATAAACTTACCTACGCAGGTAATTTGGAAAGCTTGCAGGATTTGGAAGCCAAGTATGGAAATTCGCGTTATTTCTTTGAGCAGGCAGATATCTGCGATGCACCAAAAATGAAAGAAATTATGCATCAGTTTCAACCGGATACAATTGTCCATTTTGCTGCCGAATCCCATGTGGATAGAAGTATTGACGGTCCTATGGAATTTGTCCAAACCAATTTAGTAGGAACGGCAACTTTGCTGAATTCCGCTTTGGAATACTATCGCACTTTGGATGAAGAAGCAAAAAAGCGCTTTCGCTTTCATAATGTATCTACGGATGAGGTTTTTGGTTCTTTAGGGGAAAACGGAATGTTTACAGAGGAAACACCTTACGATCCTTCTTCACCCTATTCGGCATCAAAAGCTGGTTCAGACCATTTAGTGCGTGCTTGGCAAAGAACTTTCGGACTGCCAATCACCATCTCCAATTGCTCCAATAACTACGGACCTTATCAATTTCCTGAAAAGCTGATTCCTTTAATGATTTTGAACTGCCTGGCTCATCAGCCCCTGCCTGTTTATGGGAAAGGAATTAATGTGCGGGACTGGCTTTTTGTTACAGACCATTGTGAAGCCATCAATATTATTATTCGGAAAGGAAAAGTAGGCGAGACATATAATATTGGCGGTCATAATGAAATGAAGAATATTGATATTGTTACCACTATCTGCAAGATTTTGGATGAGATGGAGCCCTCAAAGAAACTGAAAAGCTATACGGAACTGATAACTTTTGTGCAAGATAGACCAGGTCACGATTTACGCTATGCCATTGATGCCACTAAAATTGAAAAAGAACTTGGTTGGAAACCTGCCGAAACATTTGCCACAGGAATCAGAAAAACAGTTGCCTGGTATCTGGAAAACAAACAGTGGTGGCAAAATATTCAAAATAATAAATACCGTCAGGAACGCCTGGGAATTGGATAA
- a CDS encoding M20/M25/M40 family metallo-hydrolase: protein MKNDVVSYFLELVSIDSESGNERAIVDKLKKDLEELGAIVEEDDCASKIEGNAGNLYAYFPGTINKKPILLCAHCDTVVPGKDIQPIMENGRIFTDGTTILGGDDKSGIAEILMAIKQIKEKGIEHPPIEVLITVSEEIGLLGARNFDISKLQAGFGYALDTHQVGEVVIGAPSQISFQINFYGKEAHAGVEPEKGLNAIRLAAEAIALMPNGRIDFETTCNLGIIKGGTATNIVPGLVTVEGEVRSHNKGKLQKVCEEIEQAVISTVHKFNANGAKASFHFELKKEYEAFLIDRNAPVVTLAEKALQNLHLSVDIKVGGGGSDANIFNANGLPMIIVGTGMNNVHTTEEDILVDELYRGTAFIEELIHLYAEE, encoded by the coding sequence ATGAAAAACGATGTAGTAAGCTACTTTCTTGAGCTCGTCTCTATTGATAGCGAATCCGGTAACGAAAGAGCCATTGTGGATAAGCTAAAAAAGGATTTGGAAGAACTTGGTGCTATTGTAGAAGAAGATGACTGCGCCTCAAAAATTGAGGGTAACGCGGGTAATCTCTATGCCTATTTTCCCGGAACTATCAATAAAAAGCCAATCCTTCTTTGTGCTCATTGTGATACTGTAGTTCCCGGCAAAGACATTCAGCCAATTATGGAAAACGGTCGCATTTTTACGGATGGCACAACTATTTTAGGCGGAGATGATAAATCCGGCATTGCGGAAATCCTTATGGCTATTAAACAAATTAAGGAAAAGGGCATTGAGCATCCTCCCATTGAGGTTTTGATAACTGTCTCCGAAGAAATAGGGCTTTTGGGTGCCAGGAATTTTGATATTTCCAAGCTGCAAGCCGGTTTTGGTTATGCATTGGATACTCATCAGGTTGGGGAAGTGGTTATTGGAGCGCCTTCTCAAATTTCTTTCCAGATTAACTTTTATGGCAAGGAAGCGCATGCGGGTGTAGAACCTGAAAAAGGATTAAATGCCATTCGCCTGGCTGCAGAAGCAATTGCACTTATGCCTAATGGCAGAATTGATTTTGAAACTACTTGTAATCTCGGTATCATTAAAGGTGGAACAGCTACTAATATTGTTCCCGGGTTAGTAACTGTTGAAGGTGAAGTTCGCAGTCATAATAAGGGAAAACTGCAAAAGGTCTGTGAGGAGATTGAACAGGCAGTTATTTCTACTGTCCATAAATTTAATGCGAATGGAGCCAAAGCATCCTTTCATTTTGAACTGAAAAAGGAATACGAGGCATTTTTAATTGATCGTAATGCTCCGGTAGTAACCCTTGCAGAAAAAGCATTGCAGAATTTGCATCTTTCGGTAGACATCAAAGTTGGAGGTGGTGGAAGTGATGCTAATATTTTTAATGCCAACGGCTTGCCAATGATTATTGTCGGCACCGGAATGAATAATGTGCATACTACGGAAGAAGATATTCTGGTGGATGAACTCTATAGAGGAACTGCTTTTATAGAAGAACTCATCCATCTTTATGCGGAGGAATAA
- the dapB gene encoding 4-hydroxy-tetrahydrodipicolinate reductase: MAVKICLLGYGKMGKMLAELASDFDCTVVSMIDPNQKDCYQEISEQSLQDADVCIDFSHPSVVLENIHKVLALKKNMVVGTTGWLEHLKEIKQQVQQAGTGFLYGANFSIGMNIFKRLVAEATKAFDRFPEFDVYGWEMHHNQKADSPSGTAIELSKTILTNSSRKKTALFDPAYRKIEPEELHFASLRAGSFPGTHIIGFDSATETIELSHCVRSRSTFAYGALQAAKWIKDRKGFYSFAEMVEEVLC; the protein is encoded by the coding sequence ATGGCTGTTAAAATCTGTTTGTTAGGTTATGGCAAAATGGGAAAAATGCTTGCCGAATTGGCTTCTGATTTTGATTGCACCGTTGTTTCTATGATAGACCCTAACCAAAAGGATTGCTACCAGGAAATAAGTGAGCAGTCCCTGCAAGATGCAGATGTTTGCATTGATTTCAGCCATCCCTCTGTAGTTCTGGAGAATATTCATAAAGTTCTTGCTCTCAAGAAAAATATGGTAGTTGGCACAACCGGTTGGTTGGAACACCTAAAAGAAATAAAACAGCAGGTTCAGCAAGCAGGAACAGGTTTTCTTTACGGAGCCAATTTTTCTATCGGAATGAATATCTTTAAGCGACTTGTAGCAGAAGCAACTAAGGCATTTGACCGTTTTCCGGAATTTGATGTTTACGGCTGGGAAATGCACCACAATCAAAAGGCGGATAGTCCTTCGGGAACTGCCATTGAACTTTCTAAAACTATTTTAACCAACAGCAGCAGGAAAAAAACCGCTCTTTTTGACCCTGCTTACCGTAAAATAGAACCTGAAGAATTACATTTTGCTTCACTTCGCGCCGGTTCTTTTCCCGGAACGCATATAATTGGTTTTGATAGTGCAACCGAAACCATAGAGCTTAGCCATTGTGTCCGTTCGCGTAGCACTTTTGCCTACGGAGCGTTACAGGCAGCAAAATGGATTAAAGACCGCAAGGGATTTTACAGTTTTGCGGAAATGGTAGAGGAAGTATTGTGCTGA
- the dapF gene encoding diaminopimelate epimerase — protein sequence MLIPFLKMHAQGNDFVILDYFAPESFALAKLDFSSVAEELCKPHFGIGADGLVLLMPNESCDAQMFIHNADGSTAEMCGSALRCVTWILHQKTGKKEFRVQTEAGLKTCYVNEDNTITVNLGMPSMLKSAYQVMDFTGDLVEIGNQHFIVWVNSLKDDPHLQYGSAIEHHKGFAQTVNVHFAVLLNRTAVAIKIWEKGCGATLACGTGASATVFSGIAKGLLNNEVEVLMPGGIVKINASANGYLLSGEVCQSFQGVYNWKI from the coding sequence GTGCTGATTCCTTTTCTCAAAATGCACGCTCAAGGTAACGATTTTGTTATCCTGGACTACTTTGCTCCGGAGTCATTTGCTTTGGCAAAGCTGGATTTTTCTTCTGTAGCGGAAGAACTTTGTAAACCGCATTTTGGCATTGGAGCAGATGGATTGGTTTTACTTATGCCTAATGAATCCTGCGATGCGCAAATGTTTATTCACAATGCAGATGGCTCAACAGCTGAAATGTGCGGTTCTGCATTACGCTGTGTAACTTGGATTTTGCATCAAAAAACCGGAAAAAAGGAATTTAGAGTCCAAACCGAGGCGGGACTTAAAACCTGTTATGTAAATGAGGATAACACTATAACCGTTAACCTGGGAATGCCTTCAATGCTGAAAAGTGCCTATCAGGTAATGGATTTTACCGGCGACTTGGTGGAAATTGGCAATCAGCATTTTATTGTTTGGGTTAATTCTTTGAAAGATGATCCCCATCTTCAATACGGTTCTGCTATAGAACATCACAAGGGCTTTGCACAAACGGTAAATGTGCATTTTGCCGTTTTACTGAATAGAACAGCGGTAGCCATCAAAATCTGGGAAAAAGGTTGCGGAGCTACTCTGGCTTGTGGAACAGGTGCTTCCGCTACAGTTTTTAGCGGTATTGCCAAGGGCTTATTAAATAATGAAGTTGAGGTCTTAATGCCAGGAGGAATAGTTAAAATCAATGCTTCCGCTAATGGCTATTTACTAAGCGGAGAGGTCTGCCAGTCATTTCAGGGAGTTTACAATTGGAAAATTTAG
- a CDS encoding helix-turn-helix domain-containing protein, translating to MENLGKYFLELRLQREYSYQDIWNELRIPENQIKAIEENRFAELGPYGVAKTLVYNYARFLEADVDAVMYTFSSLMPESAKPEFQPAIPVKEKKIMLSTNFMWLIGILLIIIILGSILWYAYNQNWLKMPDFFASKKPDSTAVIIKEEKEETKPDTLRQRLRAISESIPQTNSVSSPKSETKTVPPDTTDYIGNILGDSPVNVPIH from the coding sequence TTGGAAAATTTAGGCAAGTATTTTCTGGAATTGCGTTTACAGCGTGAATACAGCTATCAGGATATCTGGAATGAACTGCGTATTCCGGAAAACCAGATAAAGGCAATTGAAGAAAATCGCTTTGCCGAACTTGGTCCCTATGGAGTTGCTAAAACATTGGTCTATAACTATGCCCGTTTTTTGGAAGCGGATGTGGATGCCGTAATGTATACTTTTTCCAGTTTAATGCCGGAAAGTGCCAAACCGGAATTCCAACCTGCAATTCCTGTGAAAGAAAAAAAGATTATGCTTTCCACCAACTTTATGTGGCTGATTGGCATTTTATTGATTATTATTATTCTCGGTTCCATTTTATGGTATGCCTACAATCAAAATTGGCTGAAAATGCCCGATTTTTTTGCTTCTAAAAAACCCGATTCCACTGCCGTTATAATTAAAGAAGAAAAAGAAGAAACCAAACCAGATACCTTGCGTCAACGCTTGCGTGCTATCAGTGAATCCATCCCTCAAACTAATAGTGTATCTTCTCCCAAATCCGAAACAAAAACTGTTCCACCGGATACAACTGACTACATTGGCAATATTTTAGGCGATAGCCCAGTCAATGTGCCAATCCACTAA
- a CDS encoding pyridoxamine kinase — translation MPHPKVLAIHDLSGFGNTSLMAIIPIMNRMGIEVTAMPSALLSANTDYPDYILQDNSELLKKSLTHWKELQLSFDAVYTGFLGSPAQVYLLLENLPSLLKKEGIVLVDPVLADEGKLYSCYTWEMVEAMRSLVSISHIITPNWTEAIFLSGYKNGKDLKTVQVYECCKKLAALGPQNIVITSAPNSQGNFSSVAFFAAKNNFFREFECNYAPVIFPGAGDCFSALLLAGILNGCDIVQSIEGTIAFLQEAITISIPVVQDRKTGIDLISALKKDPHLFYSHKE, via the coding sequence ATGCCCCATCCCAAGGTTTTAGCAATTCACGATCTTTCCGGTTTTGGTAACACTTCCTTAATGGCAATTATCCCTATTATGAACAGGATGGGAATTGAAGTTACCGCTATGCCCAGTGCTTTACTTTCTGCCAATACCGATTATCCTGATTATATTCTGCAGGATAATAGCGAGCTTTTAAAAAAATCCCTAACGCATTGGAAAGAACTTCAGCTTAGCTTTGATGCAGTTTATACAGGTTTTTTGGGCTCTCCTGCTCAAGTATATCTCTTACTTGAAAATCTGCCTTCTCTGCTTAAAAAAGAGGGAATCGTTTTAGTTGACCCCGTTTTAGCAGATGAGGGAAAATTATATAGTTGTTACACTTGGGAAATGGTAGAGGCAATGCGTTCTCTTGTTTCAATCAGTCATATTATTACTCCCAATTGGACAGAAGCAATTTTTTTAAGCGGTTATAAAAATGGGAAGGACTTAAAAACCGTCCAAGTATATGAATGCTGTAAAAAATTAGCCGCTTTAGGACCTCAAAATATAGTTATAACCAGTGCCCCGAATTCTCAAGGAAATTTTTCCTCGGTTGCCTTTTTTGCTGCTAAAAACAATTTTTTCCGGGAATTTGAATGTAACTATGCCCCCGTAATTTTCCCAGGAGCAGGTGATTGCTTTTCTGCATTGCTTTTAGCCGGTATCTTAAATGGCTGTGATATTGTTCAATCAATAGAAGGAACTATCGCCTTTTTGCAGGAGGCAATAACAATTAGCATCCCTGTTGTGCAGGATCGTAAAACAGGCATTGACCTTATTTCTGCCTTAAAAAAAGACCCCCACCTCTTCTATTCTCACAAAGAGTAA